The window ACCTTCGGCTACGACGACGGGCCGCCCGTGCTGCGCGACGTGTCGTTCCGCGTGCGGCCCGGCCAGACCGTCGCGCTCGTCGGGCCGAGCGGGGCCGGCAAGACGACGCTCATGAACCTCATCCCTCGACTCTACGACCCCGACCTCGGGGCGGTCCGCCTCGACAGGCACGACCTGCGCGACGTGACGGTGCTCTCGGTGCGCGGCCAGATCGGCCTCGTGTCGCAGGAGATCCAGCTCTTCGGTGCCTCGATTGGCGAGAATATCCGCTACGGGCGGCTAGACGCGACCGACGACGAGGTCCGCGCCGCCGCCGAAGCTGCGAACGCTGCCGCCTTCATCGAGGCCCTGCCGGGCGGCTACGCGACCGCCGTCGGCGAGCGCGGCGTCAAGCTCTCCGGCGGCCAGCGCCAGCGCGTTGCGATTGCCCGCGCCCTCCTCAAAGACCCTCGCATCCTCCTCCTCGACGAGGCCACGAGCGCGCTCGACTCCGAAAGCGAAGCGCTCGTGCAGGAGGCGCTCGACCGCCTGCTCGACGGCCGGACGGCGTTCGTCATCGCCCACCGCCTCGCGACCGTCCGCGACGCCGACCGCATCCTCGTGCTCGACGCAGGCCGGATCGTGGAAGACGGTACCCACGCCGACCTCACCGCCCGCGACGGCCTCTACCGCCGCCTCGCCGACCTCCAGTTCCGCGAGACCGTGGAGGCGTGACGGTGGGACGGAGGACGGTGGGACGGAGGACGGTGGGACGGAGGACGGTGGGACGGAGGACGGTGGGACGGAGGACGGTGGGACGGAGGACGGTGGGACGGAGGACGGTGGCGCGTTGCGCGGCGGCCTCAGTACCTTGATAGGCTCTGCTTTTGACACCCTCACACCCTCACACCCTCACACCCTCACACCCTCACACCCTCACACCCTCACACCCTCACACCCTCACACCGATGGCTTCTTACTCTGCCCCTCACGCCATGCAGATCGACCCGGACCAATCCTACCGGGCCACGATCGACACCGACAAGGGCACGATCGAGATCGAACTCCATCCCGAGCACGCACCCAAGACCGTCAACAACTTCGTCGCCCTCGCGCGCGACGGGTTCTACGACGGGCTGACGTTCCACCGCGTGATCGCCAACTTCATGATCCAGGGCGGCGACCCCGACGGCACCGGGCGCGGCGGGCCGGGCTACACCTTCGAGGACGAGGTCCAGGGCAACCCGCTCCAGCATGAGACCGGCTCGCTCTCGATGGCGAACGCCGGGCCGAACACGAACGGCAGCCAGTTCTTCATCACGCACGCGCCGCAGCCCCACCTCAACGGCCGCCACACCGTCTTCGGCTCGGTCACCGAGGGCCAGGACGTGGTCGACGCCATCGAGCAGGGCGACCGGATGAAAGCGGTGACGATCACCGAAGGGTAACCGCCCCTGCATCTCTACACTCGGGAGGACGTACCGCACAGTGCGTCCTCCTGTTTTGCGCGATGCCCACCGACTCCCTCCTTACCGATCCGACCGAGGTGCCGCTGCGCCCGGCGTGGCTAAATCAGCTTGGCCTCTCGCCTGACCGGCACGACTACCTCCGCTTCTCGCGCACGGCGACCTACGGCTTCCTCGCGGCGCTCCCGCTCCTCGTCGGCTACCACACGCTGATCCTGCTGGCGAACGGCGGGCAGGCCGGCGTCCGCGTCGGGGCCGAGGTCTGGATCACGCGGCTCCTCGCGGCCTTCGGGGCGACGGGGATGCTCGCGCTCGGCGCGGCGGTGCTGCTCGTCGGGGTCGGGGTGCTCTGGTGGGAGCGGAAGAAGGCGATCCCTGTCCGGCGGCGCTACCTGGGGATGATGGTCGCCGAGAGCGCCGTCTACGCCGTCGTGCTCGCCTTCACGATCGGCTGGTTCGTCGGCCTGCTGTTCGCCTTCGCGCCCGAGGCGATGGCGGCGCAGGTGGGGCGGCCGGACCGGTTTACGCTCGTCGCACTATCGCTCGGGGCGGGCATCTACGAGGAATTGGTCTTTCGGGTTATTCTGGTGGGCGGCCTGTTCCTGGCGCTGCACCGCCTCGCAGCGTGGAAGCGAGGGCGGGCGTACCTCGTCGCGGCGGTCGTCGGCGCGCTGATTTTCAGCGCGGTGCACTACACCGGGGCGCTCGGCGATCCGTTCGAGCTCTCGTCGTTCACGTTCCGGTTCCTGTTCGGCCTCGCGCTCAACGCCGTGTTCCTGGTCCGGGGCTTCGGCATCGCCGCGTGGGCGCACGCGCTCTACGACGTGCTCGTCGTCACCCTGCTGACGTAGCTCCGATGGCCCACCGCAAGCCCCACCTCCCGACGAAGGTCTGCCCGGTCTGCAAGCGCCCGTTCGCGTGGCGCAAGAAGTGGGCGCGCGACTGGGAGCAGGTGGTCTACTGCAGCGAGCGCTGCCGGCGCAGCAAGCGCCAGAAACCCTAGTGCTGCGACAAGCTCCCGTTGACAGGTATGTCATCCTGAACTCGGTTCGGACCGCGCAGCAGCGGCGCAGCCCATCTACGGGCCACGCCCCAGATCCCGGATCAGGGTCCGGGATGACAAGGTGGAGCAACCTGTCCGTCTCAACGTGCCAGAGGACTAGACCCCGTACGCCATGCACAAAGTCAACCTCGCTGCTGCTTTCGCCTCGTTCGAGGAGCACTGGTCGCCGCGCGTCGCGGCCGAGTTGAACGGGCAGCAGGTCAAGCTCGCCAAGCTGGAAGGCCCGTTCGTGTGGCACCGCCACGAAGACGAGGACGAGTTATTTCTCGTCGTGAAGGGCCGCCTCACCCTCCGGCTGCGCGACCGCGACATCGAGCTAGACGAGGGCGAGTTCGTCGTCGTCCCGCGCGGCGTCGAGCACTGCCCGGTCGCCGAGACCGAGTGCCACGTCCTGCTTTTCGAGCCCGCCTCGACGCTCAACACGGGCGCGGTCGAGAACGAGCGAACCGTCCGCCATCTCGAACGGCTCTGAGCCTCTCGAGGCTATAGTTTCCGCAGGATTACCTGGGCGTCATCGGCATGGGTGACGGCGGCGACGAAGGAGCGGTAGGCGTCGTAGTCCTCCGGAGGCAATCGAGGCGTCTGCACCTCGACGTGGCGGACGTACACGAGCCGGCCCTCACCGTCTGCCTCGACCGTCATCGCGTAGCGAGCAAACGGCGTCTCGACCTGCACCGGCTCGGGCAGCGCCTCGACCTCGTAGCCTGCCGGCAGCGCGAAGCGGACCGAGTCGGTGTCGGCAAAGGCATACCCGAGGTCGATGGGCTGGGTACGGTCCTCGAACGGCGGAGGGACCGCAGTCCAGCGCTCCGCGAGGTTGGGATGGAACAGGAGGCGGCTTCCGGCACGCGTCGCGTAGCGCGGCACGGCGAAGGAGGACTCGACCGTGCCTTCGCCCTCGTCGAAGGCGACGTGTAGGCCTTCGGTCGGAAGGCCGAGGCGGCGAACCCACCACTCTTCTTGCTCCTGCGGGGAACGGGAAGCAATCACGTTCCGCAGCCGACTCAACTGATGGCCCGAGACGCGCATCGCGCTTCGCACCGTCGCCTGCCCGCCGGCGGAAAGCTGCACCGTCGCCTGACGAGTCTGCGCGTTCTCCGGCGCTGACCGGGCTGGCGTGCGCACGAGCCGCCCGCTGCCCGGCTCCGTGACGAGCGTCCACCGGTCCTCGCTGCCTGCGCCGAGGGTGCCGAACGGCGCGGTCTGGCTCGTGGCCTCTAGCCAGAGGTCGCCGTCGGGCAGGGGCACGTAGAGCACGACGTGGTTGAACGCGTTGCGTGGGAAGTCCGGCGCGAGGTCGGGGCGGTCGTGGCCGATGAGGGCCGGGTAGGCGGTCACGCCCGCCGCCTCGAGGAGCGCCGCGAGGTAGTTGGTGAGCGCCTTGCAATCGCCGTAGCGGCGCTCGTGGACATAGCTGGCCGGGAACGGCTGCCACCCCCCGATCCCGAGCTGGACGCTCACGTAGCGCGTGGTCTGCTGGAGATACCCGTAGACGAGGCGGGCGCGCTCGCGCAGGTCGTCCACGCCGCTGACGAGGCGGGCCACGTCGGCGGCGGCTTCCGGTGGGAGGTCGTCCCGCCCGTCGGCCAGAGTGTCGTACCAGTGCCCGAGGCCGGCCCACGAGTCCAGGCGCCCGGCGTGCCCGTCCATCGTGAACGCGTCGGTGGCGAGGTGAAGCACCGGAACCTGGTCGTACCAGGGCGGCCCGAGCGGCTCGTAGGTGAAGCCCGGGAACGCCCCGGACCACCGGAACGTGCGCCGCCGGCCCTCGGTGCTGACCTCCGGCTCGATCCCGAGCCGCTCCGGGAGGTAGCGCAGCGCAACGTCCTCCGGCACCTCCACGGTGAGCGACGCCAGCAGTACCGGGTGCTTGCCGCGCTGGGGCCGCCACGTCGGCCAGTTGAGCAGCCCCTCGTGCTCGACCTCGTACTCCCACACCACCGTGTACGGGTAGGCGTCGTGGTAGAGCCGCCCGACGCGGACGCGGTAGTCGTCGTAGAGCGAGAAGCTCGAGGTGGCGGGGTTGTCCTCCACGTCGCCGCGCCGCAGCTTGCGCAGGCGCTCGCCGTCAGCCCCGAGCACTTCCCCCTTCATCTTTTTCACGCGCCGGAACGAGTCGTAGCCGAGGGCCAGCACGCCGTACTCCTCCTGCCCTGCCGGACCGAACACCTGCACCTCCCGGCGCACGGTCTCGTGGACCTTGCCCTCCTCGTCGAGAACGAGGTGCGTATCGTCCCGCAGCACGAGCGCGCCGTCGTCCGGCTGCGCTGCGGCGAGCGGCCCGAGCAGTGCGAAGACCAACCCAGCGGTTCCTAAGCAGCGCATCCCCTTACTCATCGCCCCCTGTCTCCTGTTCGGCGCTCAGCCCTTCAGGCTCCGTCCCCTCGGCCGTGACGGCCTGCTTCAGCACGACGCTTGCCTCGTCGGTAGCCACGACCCGGTCGAAAAAGGCCTTGAGGTCGCCGTAGAGGTTGGGCTCGAAGACGGGGCGCTTTATCTGCTGCTGGGCCCGGACCTGGAGCGTGTCGCCGGCCATCTCGACCGAGCGCTCGTACCCGCCGCCCCGGACCGGGAGCAGCAGCAGGGCTCGCTCCGGCATCTCGTCCACCGCAAAGCCTTCGGGGAGCGCGATGTCCGCCTGGTACGTCGAGACGAGCGGGTAGGCGAAGTCGACGGGGTAGGTCCGGCGGGCCAGCTTGAACGGGTTCTCGTCCGTTCGCATCGTCACGAGCGGGTTGACGAGCACGAGGTCGCCGACGCGCTGCGCGTACCCGGGCACGGTGAAGGCCACCTCGGCCACGAGGGGTCCGCCGTGCTCCTCCTGCCCCGTGACCGTGACCTCGCCGACCTCGGCTCCGGCCATGTCGTCCACGAGATGGTCTCGCGCGTAGCCTTCCGGGTCGAGGTCCTGGAGCTGATGCCGCGCGCGGAGACCGCTGTACCCGGCGCGCTCCGAGACGAGGGTGCCGGAGAGCGTGCCGTCCGGCGCGAGCGCCGCCTCGATGCGGACGTGATGCTCGCTCCGCTGCGGGCTCGCCGCGATCCACTCGGGCTGCTCGGCGACGAGCCACGCCTCCCCGCCGAGAACACCGACCGGGAGCATGTCCACCGGGCGGAACGGATCGGTGGCATCGAGGAGACGCCAGCGGCCCCCGAGCTTGACGGCGGCGGCCGTGTGGTTGAACTGCGAGACCAGCGGGTAGAGCCGGGTCACGCGCCCGTGCCCCCGCGTCGAGACCAGCGCCGGGGCGGCGTTCAGCCCGGCCTCGCGCAGCAGCGCCACGAGGAGCAGGTTGATCTCGGCCGAGGAGCCCCGCTTCGTCTCCATCACCTGCCCGAGGCGGCGCTCGGCGAAGACCCGGTAGGTGTCGTCCCAGACGACCGAGGTGCGCACGAAGTCGTAGAGGGCTTCGGCCTTCGCCGCAGCGTCCGTGAGGCCGCCGGTGAGGGCTTCGGCCTGGCGGCGCACGTCGCCGCCCGTCTGGAGCTTCCGCCCGAAGTCCCGGCTCTCGCCCAGTTCCTCGGCGAGCTGCGCCCACGTCTTGGTCACGCCCACGGCCCCGATGCCCGGCCGGTAGTACTCGGCCAGCTGGAAGTCGATCTTCTGGATGTGGTCTTCGAGGGTCGTCATGTACCGCTCTTCGCGGAGCGCGGGCACCTCCTCGGCCACCCAGCGGTAGATGTTGATGTCGCCGCTGGAGCGGATCCCCTCCTCTTTCGTGCGGACGGCGAACGGCTCGTTGCCCTGGGTGATGATGGTGTAGGCCAGGTCCTGCGGGTAGGTCATCCGCAGTTCGCTCACCAGGGTCGGCTCGTCGTCCTGGAAGTACCAGCGCGGCGTCCCAAACGGCGACTCGGCCTCGATGGTGTAGCGGAACTCGACGACGGCCCCCGGTTCGAGGGCGGGCAGTGTGAAGGTGATCCGGCGGCGGTCGCCTTCCAGGTCCTCCTCGAAGATGGAGCGCTTGTCCAGCTTCACGCGCCGCGTGCGGCCCCCCTCTTCCGGGACGAACGTCTGGCCCTTGACGCCGCGCACCCGCTGCCCGTCCCGGCCGGCGTAGTAGGTCAGCGAGACCGTAGCGAGGTCGTAGCCCGCCTCGGCCAGCAGCTTGACCCGGCGGTGCCGCTCGAACTTGACGCCCCAGTCGCTGCCCACCTCTATCGTCCCGTAGTCTCCGAGGATGACCGCCTGGGCATCGGGGTCGGCCGCGTACTCGGTCATCTGGAGGTGTTCGTCGGGGATGTCGCCCCACTTCATGGGGGCCGGTTGTGCGTGGGCCGCGAGGGCCAGAGTCAGGACCGCGCCCAGCGCGGTCAGGGAGCGAGCAAACATGGGTCAGCAGGAGTAGAATGAATAGGGAGCCATGTCGTGCCAGAGTATCTAGAGCCGTCGGGCGCGACGCGCGAAGATACTAGCGTGCCCGATAGGTTGCACATTCGTGGGACATCTTGCGCGCTCCCCGTGCTGCCGCCACAGAAAACGGCGCTCCGGGAGGCCGGAGCGCCGCGTGGTGCCGTGCGAGGCGTCAGGAGCTAGTGCTGCGACAAGCTCACGCTGACAGGTGTGTCATCCTGAACGTGGTTCCCTGCGGGGAGGCTTCGCGTTCACGATCTCCAAGCCACGCCTTAGATCCCGGATCGGGGTCCGGGATGACAAGGTCGAGCGACCTGTCAGTCTCAATGTGCCAGAGGACTAGGCCGCGTTCGGGATGCGGATCTTCTGGCCCGGGTAGATCTTGTCCGGGTCCTGGATGACCTCGCGGTTGGCCTCGAAGAGGTCCTTGTACTTCTGCGGGTCGCCGTAGAACCGGTCGGCGATCTTCGAGAGCGAGTCGCCGCTCTCGATCGTGTAGTACTGCGTCGCAGCTACGGGAGCGGCGGCCTCCTCACCAGCGATCTTCAGGTTATCGTCGTCCACGTAGCCGACGCCCTTGACGTTGCCTGCGATGAGGGCGGCTTTCTCCTTCACCGCCTGCGAGCGCGCGGTGCCGTGGAGTTCCACGCGCCCGTCCTTGAACATCACGCCGAGGTTGTCGATGCCGCTGCC of the Bacteroidota bacterium genome contains:
- a CDS encoding cupin domain-containing protein, giving the protein MHKVNLAAAFASFEEHWSPRVAAELNGQQVKLAKLEGPFVWHRHEDEDELFLVVKGRLTLRLRDRDIELDEGEFVVVPRGVEHCPVAETECHVLLFEPASTLNTGAVENERTVRHLERL
- the lysM gene encoding peptidoglycan-binding protein LysM, with the translated sequence MGLLDFLKDAGDNLFGGKEGGEADAIREKLGSELGSGIDNLGVMFKDGRVELHGTARSQAVKEKAALIAGNVKGVGYVDDDNLKIAGEEAAAPVAATQYYTIESGDSLSKIADRFYGDPQKYKDLFEANREVIQDPDKIYPGQKIRIPNAA
- a CDS encoding DUF3857 domain-containing protein — its product is MRCLGTAGLVFALLGPLAAAQPDDGALVLRDDTHLVLDEEGKVHETVRREVQVFGPAGQEEYGVLALGYDSFRRVKKMKGEVLGADGERLRKLRRGDVEDNPATSSFSLYDDYRVRVGRLYHDAYPYTVVWEYEVEHEGLLNWPTWRPQRGKHPVLLASLTVEVPEDVALRYLPERLGIEPEVSTEGRRRTFRWSGAFPGFTYEPLGPPWYDQVPVLHLATDAFTMDGHAGRLDSWAGLGHWYDTLADGRDDLPPEAAADVARLVSGVDDLRERARLVYGYLQQTTRYVSVQLGIGGWQPFPASYVHERRYGDCKALTNYLAALLEAAGVTAYPALIGHDRPDLAPDFPRNAFNHVVLYVPLPDGDLWLEATSQTAPFGTLGAGSEDRWTLVTEPGSGRLVRTPARSAPENAQTRQATVQLSAGGQATVRSAMRVSGHQLSRLRNVIASRSPQEQEEWWVRRLGLPTEGLHVAFDEGEGTVESSFAVPRYATRAGSRLLFHPNLAERWTAVPPPFEDRTQPIDLGYAFADTDSVRFALPAGYEVEALPEPVQVETPFARYAMTVEADGEGRLVYVRHVEVQTPRLPPEDYDAYRSFVAAVTHADDAQVILRKL
- a CDS encoding DUF3857 and transglutaminase domain-containing protein; amino-acid sequence: MFARSLTALGAVLTLALAAHAQPAPMKWGDIPDEHLQMTEYAADPDAQAVILGDYGTIEVGSDWGVKFERHRRVKLLAEAGYDLATVSLTYYAGRDGQRVRGVKGQTFVPEEGGRTRRVKLDKRSIFEEDLEGDRRRITFTLPALEPGAVVEFRYTIEAESPFGTPRWYFQDDEPTLVSELRMTYPQDLAYTIITQGNEPFAVRTKEEGIRSSGDINIYRWVAEEVPALREERYMTTLEDHIQKIDFQLAEYYRPGIGAVGVTKTWAQLAEELGESRDFGRKLQTGGDVRRQAEALTGGLTDAAAKAEALYDFVRTSVVWDDTYRVFAERRLGQVMETKRGSSAEINLLLVALLREAGLNAAPALVSTRGHGRVTRLYPLVSQFNHTAAAVKLGGRWRLLDATDPFRPVDMLPVGVLGGEAWLVAEQPEWIAASPQRSEHHVRIEAALAPDGTLSGTLVSERAGYSGLRARHQLQDLDPEGYARDHLVDDMAGAEVGEVTVTGQEEHGGPLVAEVAFTVPGYAQRVGDLVLVNPLVTMRTDENPFKLARRTYPVDFAYPLVSTYQADIALPEGFAVDEMPERALLLLPVRGGGYERSVEMAGDTLQVRAQQQIKRPVFEPNLYGDLKAFFDRVVATDEASVVLKQAVTAEGTEPEGLSAEQETGGDE
- a CDS encoding CPBP family intramembrane glutamic endopeptidase; this encodes MPTDSLLTDPTEVPLRPAWLNQLGLSPDRHDYLRFSRTATYGFLAALPLLVGYHTLILLANGGQAGVRVGAEVWITRLLAAFGATGMLALGAAVLLVGVGVLWWERKKAIPVRRRYLGMMVAESAVYAVVLAFTIGWFVGLLFAFAPEAMAAQVGRPDRFTLVALSLGAGIYEELVFRVILVGGLFLALHRLAAWKRGRAYLVAAVVGALIFSAVHYTGALGDPFELSSFTFRFLFGLALNAVFLVRGFGIAAWAHALYDVLVVTLLT
- a CDS encoding DUF2256 domain-containing protein; amino-acid sequence: MAHRKPHLPTKVCPVCKRPFAWRKKWARDWEQVVYCSERCRRSKRQKP
- a CDS encoding peptidylprolyl isomerase, translating into MASYSAPHAMQIDPDQSYRATIDTDKGTIEIELHPEHAPKTVNNFVALARDGFYDGLTFHRVIANFMIQGGDPDGTGRGGPGYTFEDEVQGNPLQHETGSLSMANAGPNTNGSQFFITHAPQPHLNGRHTVFGSVTEGQDVVDAIEQGDRMKAVTITEG